The Oceanidesulfovibrio indonesiensis genome window below encodes:
- a CDS encoding phage head morphogenesis protein: GNTPVGQVAQDIVYRQIQLMKSLPREAADRGMDIQQRAMQAVITGERPDELYEMIMASGDVAASRAQLIARTEIGRATGALTQARALSVGSEGYWWRIEGAGTRDSHRKMKDKFVRWDNPPTLDGMTGHAGCLPNCKCWPEVQIPAPRK, from the coding sequence GGGTAATACCCCCGTCGGGCAGGTGGCGCAGGATATCGTGTACCGCCAGATTCAGCTGATGAAGTCCCTGCCGCGGGAAGCAGCCGATCGCGGGATGGACATACAACAGCGCGCAATGCAGGCGGTTATTACTGGTGAACGTCCGGACGAGCTCTATGAGATGATCATGGCCTCCGGTGACGTGGCCGCCAGCAGGGCGCAGCTGATTGCCCGTACAGAGATTGGACGAGCTACCGGCGCGCTAACGCAGGCCAGAGCTCTTTCGGTTGGCTCAGAGGGCTACTGGTGGCGTATCGAAGGGGCCGGCACGCGAGATTCTCACCGCAAGATGAAAGATAAATTTGTGCGCTGGGATAACCCGCCGACGCTGGACGGTATGACCGGACACGCCGGATGTTTGCCGAACTGCAAATGCTGGCCTGAAGTACAGATTCCTGCACCGAGAAAATGA